A genomic region of Ignavibacteria bacterium contains the following coding sequences:
- the pssA gene encoding CDP-diacylglycerol--serine O-phosphatidyltransferase translates to MKLRVTKSLIPNLFTVMNMFCGFLSVINSSEGNFYYASVLIILAGIFDALDGLAARITKSASEFGVELDSLSDLISFGIAPAFLIYRIKLHSFLEIGVLISAFYLITAALRLARFNVQLVGFEKTHFSGLPSPIGAMTVASFVLTFYDNSIRNFIGISGFYFVFIAIIIGFLMVSKVRYEAFPKLTREGLKQNLPLTLFMIFSLIIAIASDGKAIVFLLLIYILFGFIRSIIKSTVNILKESFSK, encoded by the coding sequence ATGAAACTAAGAGTTACAAAATCATTAATTCCCAACCTTTTCACTGTAATGAATATGTTTTGTGGTTTTCTTTCCGTAATCAATTCATCGGAAGGAAATTTTTACTACGCATCGGTTCTTATAATTTTAGCTGGAATTTTTGATGCACTCGATGGACTTGCCGCTCGAATTACAAAATCTGCAAGCGAATTTGGTGTCGAATTAGACTCACTCTCTGATTTAATTTCATTTGGAATTGCACCTGCATTTTTAATTTACAGAATAAAACTTCATTCCTTTCTGGAAATTGGTGTTCTGATTTCAGCTTTTTATCTGATCACTGCGGCTCTCAGACTTGCTCGGTTCAATGTGCAGCTTGTAGGTTTTGAAAAAACTCACTTCTCCGGTTTACCAAGTCCAATAGGTGCGATGACAGTTGCGTCATTTGTTCTAACTTTTTATGATAATTCAATTAGAAATTTCATTGGTATCTCTGGTTTTTACTTTGTTTTCATCGCAATAATTATTGGATTTTTAATGGTAAGCAAAGTTCGTTATGAAGCTTTCCCCAAACTAACCAGAGAAGGATTAAAGCAGAATTTACCACTAACTTTATTTATGATCTTTTCTTTAATTATTGCAATAGCGTCAGATGGGAAAGCAATTGTTTTTCTACTTTTAATTTATATCCTTTTCGGATTTATCAGATCGATTATTAAATCAACCGTGAATATCTTGAAAGAAAGTTTTTCAAAATAG
- a CDS encoding phosphatidylserine decarboxylase family protein, with protein MITKYGYTTLGYIAILSFLLIAIAIFLTNPYLRYSLIIIGFLILIFTINFFRDPERKTPTGNNLVISPADGKVISIIKTFDDEFLKSECIRIAIFMSPLNVHVNRIPISGKVEYLKYYPGKYLVAFEEKSSENNERMSTGINSEFGKIRFTQIAGFIARRIVNELKVGQEVKAGERFGMIKFGSRVDVYVPLNTSVKVNEGQKVYSGETILAEFEKIK; from the coding sequence ATGATTACAAAATATGGATACACGACCTTAGGATATATCGCTATTTTATCATTTCTGCTAATCGCAATCGCGATATTTTTAACAAATCCGTATTTAAGATATTCTTTAATCATAATTGGCTTTTTAATACTCATTTTTACAATTAATTTCTTTCGAGATCCTGAGAGAAAAACACCCACTGGAAATAATCTCGTAATCTCCCCAGCTGATGGCAAGGTTATTTCTATTATTAAAACTTTTGATGATGAATTCTTAAAATCTGAATGCATTAGAATTGCCATCTTTATGTCGCCTCTCAATGTTCATGTCAATAGAATTCCAATATCCGGCAAAGTTGAGTATTTGAAATATTATCCCGGCAAATATTTAGTCGCATTTGAAGAAAAATCATCTGAAAATAATGAAAGAATGTCGACTGGAATAAACTCCGAATTCGGTAAAATCCGTTTTACTCAAATTGCTGGCTTTATTGCTCGAAGAATTGTCAATGAACTTAAAGTTGGACAGGAAGTAAAAGCAGGCGAAAGATTTGGAATGATAAAATTTGGAAGTAGAGTTGATGTTTATGTCCCATTAAATACAAGTGTAAAGGTTAATGAAGGTCAAAAAGTTTACTCAGGCGAAACAATCTTAGCAGAATTTGAAAAGATAAAATGA
- a CDS encoding YbaB/EbfC family nucleoid-associated protein, whose translation MKPNLNELLKQVQKMQADLDRFNSEFGDRTFEFDAGAGAVKVVINGKKEILGLNIQKEIINADDKEILEDLVIAAVNKAIREVEKIYQEELQQRTKGMIPPGINIPGF comes from the coding sequence ATGAAACCAAATCTAAATGAGCTTCTTAAACAAGTTCAGAAAATGCAAGCTGATCTTGATAGATTTAATTCCGAATTCGGTGACAGGACATTTGAATTCGATGCAGGAGCCGGGGCAGTGAAAGTCGTAATTAATGGAAAGAAAGAAATTTTAGGATTAAATATTCAAAAAGAAATTATTAATGCTGACGATAAAGAAATCCTTGAAGATTTGGTAATTGCTGCAGTCAACAAAGCAATTCGTGAAGTTGAGAAAATATATCAAGAAGAACTTCAACAACGAACCAAAGGAATGATTCCACCAGGAATTAATATTCCGGGATTTTAA